A single window of Meiothermus sp. DNA harbors:
- a CDS encoding peptide ABC transporter substrate-binding protein → MKRKLIALMVLSGLALAGPQDNSLIIGAAQEPRVLAGDVVNAISNQSIKFEIENFLFAPMVQTNRDLDMIPVVVTEVPTQQNGRVRFTNVRPGVRRLELDYTIRPDAVWSDGRSITTEDVALYFEMGKTKGVPTTAVDFFERASIRVRDARNFTVSLEPAYFYDLDINQVYYAPNHIMRAEWERAKAAAAQAPDAARQAEIFRNFFTQFSNPQYLNSGRMVYSGPFTLTRWVPGSTIEMQRNPRFWIKPPGGEDKYVQKVVYRIIQNTNSLLVAILGGGIDAASSVSISFDQGRSKQLTSRAPGRFEIWSVPTPFFEHLEINQFTNVQKVRDLMLDNVKTRQALIYAMNREGITKAFFDGLYTVAPTWVAPQNPMFNPNVVKYPYNPERARQLLAELGWRPGPDGILQRTVDGRTVRFEIEWATTAGNQVRERIQQFVAENYRQVGIAVRINNAPSAVLLSSQYRSRAQEGTWTGFLHFAFSMGQADDGVRSACRDDEGKVVYVPTRDNGFRGLNFGGWCNEEYDRLRNQAVVEFDVNRRKQLFARMQEIWANEVAMIPLYFQSDARVFRVGLLNYVSSTFANSAYPTIEPWLIGWQSRGAQKVYDQAKYGQPIK, encoded by the coding sequence ATGAAACGCAAACTGATCGCGCTAATGGTGCTAAGCGGACTGGCCCTGGCCGGCCCCCAGGACAACAGCCTGATTATTGGCGCAGCCCAGGAGCCGCGGGTGCTGGCCGGAGACGTGGTCAATGCGATCTCGAACCAGTCCATTAAGTTTGAGATCGAGAACTTTTTGTTTGCCCCTATGGTGCAGACCAACCGCGACCTGGATATGATTCCGGTGGTGGTGACCGAGGTACCCACCCAGCAGAATGGGCGGGTACGCTTTACCAACGTGCGGCCTGGGGTAAGGCGCCTGGAGCTCGACTACACCATCCGTCCCGATGCGGTCTGGTCGGATGGGCGCTCCATCACCACCGAGGATGTAGCCCTCTACTTCGAGATGGGTAAGACCAAGGGCGTCCCCACGACGGCGGTGGACTTCTTCGAGCGGGCCTCCATCCGCGTGCGCGATGCCCGCAACTTTACCGTGAGCCTGGAACCGGCCTACTTCTACGACCTGGACATTAACCAGGTCTACTACGCCCCCAACCACATCATGCGGGCCGAGTGGGAACGGGCCAAGGCTGCTGCGGCTCAGGCCCCCGATGCGGCGCGGCAAGCCGAGATCTTCCGCAACTTCTTTACCCAGTTTTCCAACCCCCAGTACCTGAACAGCGGGCGTATGGTCTACTCCGGGCCTTTTACCCTGACCCGCTGGGTGCCTGGCAGCACCATCGAAATGCAGCGTAACCCGCGCTTCTGGATCAAGCCCCCTGGAGGAGAGGACAAGTACGTTCAGAAGGTGGTCTACCGCATCATTCAGAACACCAACTCGCTGCTGGTGGCTATTCTGGGGGGTGGAATTGATGCGGCCTCGAGCGTCTCCATCTCCTTTGACCAGGGGCGTAGCAAGCAGCTCACCAGCCGCGCACCGGGCCGCTTCGAGATCTGGTCGGTGCCCACCCCCTTCTTCGAGCACCTGGAGATCAACCAATTTACCAACGTGCAGAAGGTGAGGGATCTGATGCTGGACAACGTCAAGACCCGTCAGGCCCTGATCTATGCCATGAACCGTGAGGGCATCACCAAGGCCTTCTTTGACGGCTTGTACACGGTGGCCCCGACCTGGGTGGCCCCACAAAACCCCATGTTCAACCCCAACGTGGTCAAGTACCCCTACAACCCCGAGCGGGCCCGCCAGCTGCTGGCCGAGCTGGGTTGGCGTCCTGGGCCGGACGGCATCCTGCAACGGACTGTAGACGGTCGAACCGTGCGCTTCGAGATCGAGTGGGCTACCACCGCGGGCAACCAGGTGCGCGAGCGCATCCAGCAGTTTGTGGCCGAAAACTACCGTCAGGTGGGCATTGCGGTACGGATCAACAACGCTCCAAGCGCGGTGCTTCTGAGCTCGCAGTACCGCTCGAGGGCCCAGGAGGGCACCTGGACGGGCTTCCTGCACTTTGCTTTCAGCATGGGCCAGGCCGACGATGGGGTACGCTCGGCCTGCCGCGACGACGAGGGCAAGGTGGTGTATGTGCCCACCCGCGATAACGGCTTCCGGGGCCTGAACTTTGGCGGCTGGTGCAACGAGGAGTACGACCGGCTCAGGAACCAGGCGGTGGTAGAGTTTGATGTAAACCGCCGCAAGCAGCTTTTTGCCCGCATGCAGGAGATCTGGGCCAACGAGGTGGCCATGATCCCCCTCTACTTCCAGTCCGACGCCCGGGTGTTCCGGGTGGGCTTGCTCAACTACGTCTCTTCTACCTTTGCCAACTCGGCCTACCCCACCATCGAGCCCTGGCTGATCGGCTGGCAGTCCAGAGGGGCCCAAAAGGTCTACGACCAGGCCAAGTACGGCCAACCCATCAAATAG
- a CDS encoding ribose-phosphate pyrophosphokinase, whose translation MERPLMVFSGQSNRPLAQEVAENLGIPLGKSTTERFANDCLFVRYEQSLREGDIFIIQSLTPPVQDHLVELLMMIDAAKSSSAARVTAVIPYYAYARSDKKDAPRISIAARLVADLIQAAGADRVLTMTLHSAQVHGFFKVPVDHLSAEPVIANYFATRVDKLENAVVVAPDAGDIKRASSLARRLALPIAFIDKQRLSDTEVTSRGLVGDVRGKTALVVDDEVSTAGTLVQAAETLTQNGAQAVYAAFTHGVYVGPAIERIEKGPIVEVAATNTCPYNARPSQKIKQLSVGPLFAEAIWRIHRGESVSSLFT comes from the coding sequence ATGGAACGACCTCTGATGGTTTTTAGTGGGCAGTCCAACCGACCCCTGGCACAAGAAGTAGCCGAGAACCTAGGGATTCCCTTGGGCAAAAGCACCACCGAGCGCTTCGCCAACGACTGTCTCTTTGTCCGCTACGAGCAAAGCCTGCGCGAAGGCGATATTTTCATCATCCAGTCGCTCACCCCTCCGGTGCAAGACCACCTGGTAGAGCTTTTAATGATGATTGATGCCGCCAAAAGCAGCAGTGCGGCGCGGGTTACGGCGGTGATTCCCTACTATGCCTACGCCCGCAGCGATAAGAAGGATGCCCCTCGCATCTCCATCGCGGCCCGGCTGGTCGCCGACCTGATTCAGGCCGCAGGCGCCGACCGGGTGCTGACCATGACGCTCCATTCGGCGCAGGTACACGGCTTTTTCAAGGTTCCGGTAGATCATCTGTCGGCGGAGCCGGTGATTGCCAACTACTTTGCTACCCGGGTAGATAAGCTGGAAAACGCCGTGGTGGTCGCCCCCGATGCGGGGGACATAAAACGCGCGAGTTCGCTGGCCCGCCGGCTGGCCTTGCCCATTGCGTTTATTGACAAGCAGCGCCTCTCCGATACCGAGGTGACCTCGAGGGGGCTCGTAGGCGATGTACGCGGCAAGACGGCTTTGGTGGTGGACGACGAGGTCTCGACCGCCGGCACCCTTGTACAGGCCGCCGAAACGCTCACCCAAAACGGGGCCCAGGCGGTGTACGCGGCCTTTACCCACGGGGTGTATGTGGGGCCGGCCATCGAGCGCATCGAAAAAGGCCCCATTGTGGAGGTGGCGGCCACCAACACCTGCCCCTACAACGCCCGGCCCAGCCAGAAAATCAAGCAACTGAGCGTGGGGCCGCTCTTCGCCGAGGCCATCTGGCGGATTCACCGGGGGGAGTCGGTCTCGAGCCTCTTTACCTAA
- a CDS encoding ABC transporter permease: MFAYTIRRLLQMIPLLFAASVVIFTLLALQPGDPLDELRQQNPRITAEQLEQLRRAYGLDQPIYVRYFKWLGRALQGDFGQSRTYASPAGQIIFGQRLPRTLILSGAALTLALLVAIPVGIFSAVRQYSRADYVITFFSFVGFSMPIFFLGILLLFVFAVWLPEKIAWFPKFPVQSISDFQWSQVLSGEITFFQFIGDWAFKLVLPVLALSTIQMASWTRYMRASLLEVLNQDYVRTARAKGLGERVVLYKHALRNALIPIVTLVGLAIPGVFGGAVITETIFSYPGMGRAILDSLVEKDYNVAMAALAFLALLTATFNLVADLMYAVVDPRIRYS; encoded by the coding sequence GTGTTTGCTTACACGATTCGTCGTCTGCTGCAAATGATTCCACTGTTGTTTGCAGCCTCTGTGGTAATTTTTACTTTGTTGGCCCTACAACCCGGAGATCCGCTGGACGAGCTGCGCCAGCAAAACCCCCGCATCACTGCCGAGCAGCTCGAGCAACTACGGCGCGCCTATGGCCTGGATCAGCCCATCTATGTGCGCTACTTCAAATGGCTGGGGCGGGCCTTGCAAGGCGACTTTGGTCAGTCGCGCACCTACGCTTCGCCGGCAGGGCAAATCATCTTCGGTCAGCGCCTGCCCCGCACACTTATCCTGTCAGGGGCGGCCCTGACCTTGGCGCTGTTGGTGGCGATTCCGGTGGGTATCTTCTCGGCGGTGCGACAGTATAGCCGGGCCGACTATGTGATCACCTTCTTCTCGTTTGTGGGGTTTTCCATGCCCATTTTCTTTTTGGGCATTTTGCTCTTGTTTGTGTTTGCGGTCTGGCTACCCGAGAAGATTGCGTGGTTCCCCAAGTTTCCCGTCCAAAGTATCTCCGACTTCCAGTGGTCGCAGGTGCTGAGCGGCGAGATTACCTTCTTCCAGTTCATCGGGGACTGGGCCTTCAAGCTGGTTTTGCCGGTGCTGGCCCTTTCGACCATTCAGATGGCCTCCTGGACGCGGTATATGCGGGCGAGTCTGCTCGAGGTCTTGAACCAAGACTATGTCCGTACCGCTAGAGCCAAGGGCTTGGGCGAGCGCGTGGTGTTATACAAACATGCTTTGCGCAATGCCCTAATTCCCATCGTGACGCTGGTAGGCCTGGCGATCCCGGGGGTGTTTGGAGGTGCGGTGATTACCGAGACCATCTTCTCCTATCCTGGGATGGGCCGGGCTATTCTGGACTCGCTGGTGGAAAAAGACTACAACGTAGCAATGGCAGCGCTGGCTTTTCTGGCCCTGCTCACGGCTACGTTCAACCTGGTGGCAGACTTGATGTATGCGGTGGTAGACCCCCGCATTCGCTATAGTTAG
- a CDS encoding Xaa-Pro peptidase family protein: protein MDIAKAQQSLQEARIPGWLLYSFQGSNVLALEALGLQGRMLSRRFAYLIPAQGEPVLIVHAIEKTSFPNLPGRWVVFSSWAQFTQALQTHVAPLGRIAMEYHPGGGIPYLSRIDAGTLELLRGMGLEVVSSAEILLQFQTWTPADLAAHKRAAQGISAALEHALGFVRARLDLPPSELEVQAEISKVFEARGLIFDHPPMVGFGPNAANPHHTVGESRLQRGQVMLLDLWCKEPSGPYADVTWMAGWEVPDEVHHAWRVVREARDTALEFCRQAYAQHRQPRGFELDRAARQVIEKAGLGAYILHRTGHHLGFSATHGNGTHLDDLETHDTRPLIPGLAFTIEPGVYPGPFGIRSEINVYLHVSGPEVTTGLQSEMERL from the coding sequence ATGGACATTGCTAAAGCCCAACAATCCCTACAAGAAGCCCGCATCCCCGGCTGGTTGCTCTACAGTTTTCAGGGAAGCAACGTGCTGGCCCTGGAAGCTTTGGGCCTGCAAGGCCGCATGCTCAGCCGCCGCTTTGCGTATCTAATTCCCGCGCAGGGGGAGCCTGTTTTGATCGTTCATGCCATCGAGAAAACCAGCTTTCCCAACCTGCCAGGCCGATGGGTGGTGTTCTCGAGCTGGGCCCAGTTCACCCAGGCCCTGCAAACCCACGTGGCCCCGCTGGGGCGCATCGCCATGGAATATCACCCCGGCGGGGGCATTCCCTACCTTTCGCGCATCGATGCCGGCACCCTGGAGCTGCTGCGCGGGATGGGCCTCGAGGTGGTCTCTTCGGCAGAGATCCTGCTACAGTTCCAGACCTGGACACCTGCCGACCTGGCCGCTCATAAGCGGGCGGCTCAAGGCATTAGCGCTGCGCTGGAGCACGCCCTGGGCTTTGTGCGGGCCCGGCTCGACCTGCCGCCCAGCGAACTCGAGGTACAGGCCGAAATTAGCAAGGTCTTCGAAGCCAGGGGTTTGATCTTCGACCACCCCCCCATGGTGGGCTTTGGCCCCAACGCGGCTAACCCCCACCATACCGTGGGGGAAAGTCGGTTGCAGCGAGGCCAGGTAATGCTCTTAGACTTGTGGTGCAAGGAACCATCTGGCCCCTACGCCGATGTGACCTGGATGGCCGGCTGGGAGGTGCCGGATGAAGTACACCACGCCTGGCGGGTAGTGCGAGAGGCAAGGGATACGGCGCTCGAGTTTTGCCGCCAAGCCTATGCCCAGCACCGACAGCCCAGAGGGTTCGAACTCGACCGCGCCGCCCGCCAGGTCATCGAAAAGGCCGGCCTGGGAGCCTATATTTTGCACCGCACCGGCCACCACCTGGGCTTCAGCGCCACCCACGGCAACGGCACCCACCTCGACGACCTCGAGACCCACGACACCCGCCCCCTGATTCCCGGCCTGGCCTTCACCATCGAACCCGGGGTCTACCCCGGCCCGTTTGGCATTCGTAGCGAGATTAATGTGTACCTGCACGTGTCTGGCCCGGAGGTGACGACGGGCCTACAGAGCGAAATGGAGCGGCTGTAA
- a CDS encoding ABC transporter permease, translated as MAAVASASTQKSQSAWALAWRRFRKHKAAMFSLVVVIALVLMAIFAPWIAPHSPTAQPTGDNLADYYFLGPTKEYWLGTDELGRDVLSRIIYGARISLLVGFVAAFASAILGTTLGVIAGYFSGRPLRFYVGPLAKVAGGWRPWPFALWRVASWILLYGLLFLVADLAWTLSSANVQSLFAGTLTLNNVFSLLGLALVWGLVVFIAGWGLFGQGKVDLDVVISRFMDFMLTIPELPLLLVLSALLRDTQGAVGQWAQNVFGEASSVFIIITIIVLFGWIGTGRLIRGAVLSLREQEFTTAAQALGAGEARIMFRHLVPNTLAPLIVNATLAIGGAILTEAALSFLGFGIQPPVATWGNMLTKAQEYIFTAPWLALAPGFMIFITVLAFNYLGDGLRDALDPRSRL; from the coding sequence ATGGCTGCGGTTGCATCTGCTTCTACTCAAAAATCCCAGTCTGCCTGGGCGTTGGCTTGGCGTCGGTTCCGTAAACACAAGGCGGCCATGTTTTCCCTGGTGGTTGTGATTGCGCTGGTACTGATGGCCATTTTTGCCCCCTGGATTGCGCCTCATAGCCCCACTGCGCAACCTACGGGCGATAACCTGGCCGACTACTACTTCCTGGGCCCCACCAAAGAGTACTGGCTGGGCACCGACGAGCTGGGCCGCGACGTGCTCTCGCGCATCATCTACGGCGCGCGTATATCGCTTTTGGTGGGCTTTGTGGCCGCTTTTGCTTCGGCCATTTTGGGCACCACTCTGGGGGTGATAGCGGGCTACTTCTCGGGACGGCCGCTGCGTTTTTATGTAGGCCCCCTGGCCAAAGTAGCGGGAGGCTGGCGCCCTTGGCCGTTTGCGCTATGGCGGGTGGCTTCCTGGATACTTTTGTACGGACTTCTGTTCCTGGTGGCCGACCTGGCCTGGACGCTCTCGAGTGCCAATGTCCAGTCCCTGTTTGCGGGCACCCTAACCCTCAACAACGTCTTCTCGCTGTTGGGATTGGCCTTGGTGTGGGGCCTGGTGGTGTTTATTGCAGGTTGGGGGCTCTTCGGCCAGGGCAAGGTGGATCTGGATGTGGTCATCTCGCGCTTTATGGACTTTATGCTGACCATTCCCGAGCTGCCCCTGCTGCTGGTGCTCTCGGCTTTGTTGCGCGATACCCAGGGGGCGGTGGGTCAGTGGGCTCAGAATGTGTTTGGCGAGGCCTCCTCGGTTTTCATCATCATTACTATCATTGTGCTGTTTGGCTGGATTGGAACCGGTCGGCTAATCCGGGGCGCGGTGCTGAGCTTGCGCGAGCAGGAATTCACCACCGCCGCGCAGGCCCTGGGGGCCGGTGAGGCCCGGATCATGTTCCGCCACTTAGTGCCCAACACCCTGGCCCCGCTGATTGTGAACGCTACCCTTGCCATTGGGGGGGCCATTCTGACTGAAGCCGCCCTCTCGTTTTTGGGCTTTGGCATCCAGCCACCGGTGGCCACCTGGGGCAATATGCTGACCAAGGCCCAGGAGTACATCTTTACTGCGCCCTGGCTGGCTCTGGCCCCCGGATTCATGATTTTTATCACCGTGCTGGCCTTCAACTACCTGGGGGATGGCCTGCGGGATGCGCTCGACCCGCGCAGCCGGCTTTGA
- a CDS encoding peptide ABC transporter substrate-binding protein, whose product MNRYSKLVALGLTLVTGVALAGPADNSLVVGASQEPRVLGGDFLSVISNQSIKVEIENYLFAPLIVQNLRAENEAVLATEVPTLANRRLRVTDIGGGKRRLEIDITLKPNLRWSDGDPLDTDDFAFYFEVGKAKGMPVINPDYWERVNLRVRDKQNMTVIFEPAYYYDTYGSPIGYAPVHKMGPEWEKVKAAAAPLNPDRDAQRLNELYRNFFQQFGSNQAINAGRMVYSGPFRVQRWVSNSSIEMVRNPNFNAIVPQGGADKYVQRVVYRIIQNTNSLLVAILGGGIDATSTVGISADQARSKQLTSRAPGRFDIWAVPGAIWEHIDINKFTNVQRVRDLTLDDKRTRQAMLHALNREAWVQAFFDGAEPVSHTWVAPSNPLFNPNVKKYEYNPAKARELLAQVGWRPGPDGILQRTVDGRTVRFELEWVTTAGNAVRERTQQLFIEQWKQVGIAVKTANAPSAVVFADDFIQRAEEGKWLMFMFAWVSSLAEDGSLFQNKNLNTGAVLIPSKENNYAGQNIGNWRNDEFDRLTSQGVLEFDEARRKQLFARAQEIWAEELPALPLRFRSNFLVVRNGLVNYVASTYSGGNGYPGWNSWEIGWASRGAVKRHDQAQAGGIAIK is encoded by the coding sequence ATGAATCGTTATAGCAAGCTAGTTGCACTGGGTCTAACGTTGGTGACCGGTGTAGCCCTGGCCGGCCCTGCCGACAACAGCCTGGTTGTGGGAGCTTCCCAAGAACCACGGGTGCTGGGGGGCGACTTTCTGAGTGTGATCTCGAACCAGTCCATTAAGGTCGAGATCGAAAACTACCTCTTTGCGCCCCTCATCGTGCAGAACCTGCGGGCCGAGAACGAGGCGGTGCTGGCGACCGAGGTGCCTACCCTGGCCAACCGCCGTCTGCGGGTGACCGATATCGGCGGGGGCAAGCGCCGCCTGGAAATTGATATCACCCTTAAGCCCAATCTGCGTTGGTCGGACGGCGACCCGCTGGACACCGACGACTTTGCCTTCTACTTCGAGGTCGGTAAGGCCAAGGGGATGCCCGTCATCAACCCCGACTACTGGGAGCGGGTGAACCTGCGGGTGCGCGACAAACAAAACATGACCGTGATCTTTGAGCCGGCCTACTACTACGACACCTACGGCTCACCCATCGGCTACGCGCCGGTGCACAAGATGGGCCCCGAGTGGGAAAAGGTCAAGGCCGCTGCGGCCCCCCTCAACCCCGATCGCGACGCCCAGCGCCTGAACGAGCTTTACCGCAACTTCTTCCAACAGTTTGGTTCCAACCAAGCCATCAACGCTGGGCGCATGGTCTACAGCGGGCCCTTCCGGGTGCAGCGCTGGGTTTCCAATAGCTCCATTGAGATGGTGCGCAACCCCAACTTCAACGCCATCGTGCCACAGGGCGGGGCTGACAAGTACGTGCAGCGGGTGGTCTACCGCATCATCCAGAACACCAACTCGCTGCTGGTGGCCATCCTGGGCGGTGGTATTGACGCTACCTCCACCGTGGGTATCTCCGCCGACCAGGCCCGTAGCAAGCAGCTGACCAGCCGGGCTCCGGGGCGCTTTGACATCTGGGCAGTGCCGGGGGCCATCTGGGAGCACATCGACATCAACAAGTTCACCAACGTGCAGCGGGTACGCGACCTGACCTTGGACGACAAGCGCACCCGTCAGGCCATGCTCCACGCCCTCAACCGCGAGGCCTGGGTGCAGGCCTTCTTCGACGGGGCCGAGCCGGTCTCCCACACCTGGGTGGCTCCCTCCAACCCCCTCTTCAACCCCAACGTCAAAAAGTACGAGTACAACCCGGCCAAAGCCCGCGAGCTTCTGGCCCAGGTGGGCTGGCGCCCCGGCCCCGACGGCATCCTGCAGCGCACCGTGGACGGCCGCACCGTGCGGTTTGAGCTCGAGTGGGTAACCACTGCTGGCAACGCTGTCCGTGAGCGCACCCAGCAGCTCTTCATCGAGCAATGGAAGCAGGTGGGCATCGCGGTCAAGACCGCCAACGCCCCCAGCGCGGTGGTCTTCGCCGATGACTTCATCCAGCGGGCCGAAGAGGGCAAGTGGCTGATGTTCATGTTCGCCTGGGTGAGCAGCCTGGCCGAGGACGGCAGCCTCTTCCAGAACAAGAACCTCAACACCGGGGCCGTTCTGATTCCCAGCAAGGAGAACAACTACGCCGGGCAGAACATCGGCAACTGGCGCAACGACGAGTTCGACCGCCTGACCAGCCAGGGGGTGCTCGAGTTCGACGAAGCCCGCCGCAAGCAGCTCTTTGCCCGTGCTCAGGAGATCTGGGCCGAGGAACTGCCGGCTTTGCCCTTGCGCTTCCGCTCCAACTTCCTGGTGGTGCGCAACGGTCTGGTCAACTACGTAGCCTCGACCTACTCCGGTGGCAACGGCTACCCCGGTTGGAACTCCTGGGAGATCGGCTGGGCCAGCCGCGGGGCGGTTAAGCGCCACGACCAGGCCCAGGCCGGCGGGATTGCCATCAAGTAG
- a CDS encoding iron-sulfur cluster assembly accessory protein, which produces MVQEQTVLSITPLAAERAKEILNRYNKPGAAIRVFIKSGGCSGYQYGMAVDERELEGDTSVEMHGVRLVVDRMSLPLLAGSQVDWVENLMGGGFSVNNPNATSSCGCGHSFRTDGAKVPDGEGGGCCG; this is translated from the coding sequence GTGGTGCAGGAACAGACGGTGCTTTCCATTACCCCCCTGGCAGCCGAGCGCGCCAAGGAGATTCTGAATCGGTACAACAAGCCCGGGGCGGCCATCCGGGTCTTTATCAAGTCGGGCGGCTGTAGCGGCTATCAGTACGGCATGGCGGTAGACGAGCGGGAGCTCGAGGGCGATACCAGCGTGGAGATGCATGGGGTGCGCTTGGTGGTAGATCGCATGTCTTTGCCGCTGCTGGCCGGTTCGCAGGTAGACTGGGTCGAGAACCTGATGGGCGGGGGATTTAGCGTCAACAACCCCAACGCCACCTCTTCTTGTGGTTGCGGCCACTCCTTCCGCACCGATGGCGCCAAGGTGCCCGACGGCGAAGGCGGCGGCTGCTGCGGCTAA
- a CDS encoding Wzz/FepE/Etk N-terminal domain-containing protein: MEQSDELSLRDLYYVLKRHRNLIISLPLGAAILIFALSLLWPKTYTSQVVVSLSLSNQSSQGLLNNLPSLAGLAQGFVDLQQTKLLANQLGVDDPTRFYKARFDEKRGLLFLTAQGRTAAEAGERAERILRVARTYLERNLLEGAQANLRAAQTQARLDLRAAQDGLKGIQAQLKIAPDRAASDATIAAGLEARGTDPQAARASNPAYTSLSLDESRMRSQIAQLEARIATLTDFLQQPGAIGQLVSQALLVQVLVPPAEPLRPSFPRPLLFTVVAGVLGLLLGVLWAFVAEAIRPREAEKAG; encoded by the coding sequence ATGGAGCAAAGTGACGAGCTATCCCTGCGTGATCTATACTACGTGCTGAAGCGGCACCGGAACCTAATCATCAGTCTTCCCCTGGGCGCGGCTATTCTTATTTTTGCACTGAGCCTGCTCTGGCCCAAAACCTACACCAGCCAGGTGGTGGTCAGCCTGTCGCTTTCTAACCAGTCCAGCCAGGGCCTGCTCAACAACTTGCCCTCGCTGGCCGGGCTGGCCCAGGGGTTTGTGGATTTGCAACAAACCAAGCTGCTGGCCAACCAGCTCGGGGTAGACGATCCCACCCGCTTTTACAAGGCCCGCTTCGACGAAAAACGCGGGTTGCTTTTTCTGACCGCCCAGGGCCGCACAGCTGCCGAAGCCGGGGAGCGGGCCGAGCGGATTTTGCGGGTCGCCCGCACCTACCTCGAGCGCAACCTGCTCGAGGGGGCCCAGGCCAACCTGCGGGCGGCCCAAACCCAGGCCCGACTCGACCTGCGGGCTGCCCAGGATGGCCTGAAGGGCATCCAGGCCCAGCTCAAAATTGCCCCGGATCGGGCTGCTTCCGATGCCACCATCGCGGCGGGCCTCGAGGCCCGCGGCACCGATCCCCAGGCGGCCCGTGCGAGCAACCCGGCCTATACCAGCCTGAGCCTGGACGAGTCGCGCATGCGCTCGCAGATTGCCCAGCTCGAGGCCCGCATCGCTACCCTGACCGATTTCCTGCAACAGCCCGGAGCCATCGGTCAGCTAGTAAGCCAGGCTCTGCTAGTGCAGGTGCTGGTGCCCCCCGCCGAACCGCTGCGGCCCAGCTTTCCAAGGCCCTTGCTGTTTACGGTCGTCGCTGGTGTGCTGGGGCTGCTGCTGGGCGTTCTCTGGGCTTTTGTGGCCGAGGCCATCCGGCCCCGCGAGGCCGAGAAGGCGGGTTAG